The following coding sequences lie in one Oryctolagus cuniculus chromosome 7, mOryCun1.1, whole genome shotgun sequence genomic window:
- the CFAP141 gene encoding cilia- and flagella-associated protein 141 isoform X2: MTTETSVTAKQKGEPTQSKTESNKSADMSMEKMMKTEENFQRFTDFKKMVDRWRNSRTRCLWQMTLNQRRNPYAALRLREEVARELALASKQLLMVRQAALHQLFEKEYQQYQQELNQMGKAFYVERL, translated from the exons ATGACTACTGAAACCTCGGTGACAGCTAAACAGAAAGGAGAGCCTACTCAGTCTAAGACTGAATCAAACAAGTCTGCAGACATGTCCATGGAAAAGATGATGAAGACAGAAGAG AATTTTCAAAGGTTCACGGACTTTAAGAAGATGGTTGACAG GTGGCGGAATTCCCGAACTCGCTGCCTGTGGCAGATGACGTTGAACCAGAGGAGAAACCCCTACGCCGCCCTGAGGCTGCGGGAGGAAGTGGCGCGGGAGCTGGCGCTGGCAAGCAAGCAGCTGTTGATG GTCCGTCAAGCTGCCCTGCACCAGCTGTTTGAAAAGGAGTACCAGCAGTACCAGCAGGAACTAAATCAGATGGGCAAAGCTTTTTATGTGGAGAGACTCTGA
- the CFAP141 gene encoding cilia- and flagella-associated protein 141 isoform X1, translating into MTTETSVTAKQKGEPTQSKTESNKSADMSMEKMMKTEENFQRFTDFKKMVDSSHICTWRRWRNSRTRCLWQMTLNQRRNPYAALRLREEVARELALASKQLLMVRQAALHQLFEKEYQQYQQELNQMGKAFYVERL; encoded by the exons ATGACTACTGAAACCTCGGTGACAGCTAAACAGAAAGGAGAGCCTACTCAGTCTAAGACTGAATCAAACAAGTCTGCAGACATGTCCATGGAAAAGATGATGAAGACAGAAGAG AATTTTCAAAGGTTCACGGACTTTAAGAAGATGGTTGACAG TTCCCACATCTGTACCTGGCGCAGGTGGCGGAATTCCCGAACTCGCTGCCTGTGGCAGATGACGTTGAACCAGAGGAGAAACCCCTACGCCGCCCTGAGGCTGCGGGAGGAAGTGGCGCGGGAGCTGGCGCTGGCAAGCAAGCAGCTGTTGATG GTCCGTCAAGCTGCCCTGCACCAGCTGTTTGAAAAGGAGTACCAGCAGTACCAGCAGGAACTAAATCAGATGGGCAAAGCTTTTTATGTGGAGAGACTCTGA
- the C7H1orf43 gene encoding protein C1orf43 homolog isoform X2 — translation MKALDAIRASEIPFRAEGRHPRSLMGKNFRSYLLDLRNTSTPFKGVRKALIDTLLDGYETARYGTGVFGQNEYLRYQEALSELATVVKARIGSSQRQHQSAAKDLTQSPEVSPTTIQVTYLPSSQKSKRAKHFLELKSFKDNYNTLESTL, via the exons ATGAAAGCTCTGGACGCCATCCGTGCCTCTG AGATCCCGTTTCGTGCTGAAGGCCGGCATCCTCGTTCCTTAATGGGCAAGAATTTCCGCTCCTACCTGCTCGATCTGCGAAACACTAGTACTCCTTTCAAGGGTGTGCGCAAGGCCCTCATCGATACCCTGCTGGACGGCTATGAGACAGCCCGCTACGGGACAGGG GTCTTTGGCCAGAATGAGTACCTGCGCTATCAGGAGGCCCTGAGTGAGCTGGCCACCGT GGTGAAAGCGCGAATTGGAAGCTCTCAGCGACAACACCAGTCAGCAGCCAAAGACCTAACTCAGTCCCCTGAAGTCTCCCCAACAACCATCCAGGTGACGTACCTCCCCTCCAGTCAGAAGAGTAAACGTGCCAAGCACTTCCTCGAATTGAAGAGCTTTAAGGACAACTACAACACACTGGAGAGTACTCTGTGA